Proteins found in one Methanomicrobia archaeon genomic segment:
- a CDS encoding polyprenyl synthetase family protein, giving the protein MNSRGGVRTITADITDLLEQYQEQINARLAWFFDAKIEEASGISRHTRDVVASAKEYTLRGGKRLRPIFCIYGYKCLRADNEEAILDAAISLELMQSYLLIHDDIMDEDELRRGNRTFHILCKELCEREFGVTKAHKFGENVAIVGGDLLESYGAEVLATSSFKSEYVQKALAAYAKIVKNVGYGQILDLTAERKGSFSEDEILTIHHLKTASYTIEGPLHIGALLAGATEADLTVLSTYGIPLGLAFQIQDDILGLFGSAGKTGKPVGSDIREGKKTLLILHALERCSEADKAVILNALGNDAVTDGKIEAVRAIVRSTGSLEYSKALVRELIEKAVATISGSRFRAEAQAFLVAIADFIGRRDY; this is encoded by the coding sequence GTGAATAGCAGAGGTGGGGTGAGGACAATTACAGCTGATATAACCGATCTCCTAGAACAGTACCAAGAGCAGATAAACGCACGACTCGCGTGGTTCTTCGATGCTAAGATCGAGGAAGCGTCCGGTATTTCGAGGCACACGCGCGACGTGGTTGCCAGCGCGAAAGAGTACACGCTGCGCGGTGGTAAACGGCTCAGACCAATCTTCTGTATCTACGGCTACAAATGCCTGCGTGCGGATAACGAAGAGGCCATACTCGATGCGGCCATCTCGCTCGAGCTGATGCAGAGCTATCTTCTGATTCACGATGATATTATGGATGAGGATGAGCTGCGCCGCGGCAACAGGACTTTCCATATCCTCTGCAAGGAGCTTTGTGAGCGCGAATTTGGGGTAACGAAGGCGCATAAGTTCGGTGAGAATGTCGCAATAGTAGGTGGTGATTTATTGGAATCGTACGGCGCGGAGGTCTTAGCCACCTCGTCATTTAAGAGCGAGTATGTTCAGAAGGCACTGGCAGCGTACGCGAAAATCGTGAAGAACGTCGGTTACGGCCAGATCCTGGATCTCACGGCAGAACGTAAGGGTAGCTTCAGCGAGGATGAGATCCTCACGATCCACCATTTGAAGACCGCGAGCTACACCATCGAAGGGCCGCTCCACATTGGCGCGCTCCTCGCTGGCGCGACTGAGGCGGATTTGACTGTGCTCAGCACCTATGGCATCCCGCTGGGCCTGGCGTTCCAGATTCAGGACGATATTCTCGGTCTGTTCGGTTCGGCGGGTAAAACGGGCAAGCCGGTGGGCTCTGATATCCGCGAGGGCAAGAAGACGCTTCTGATCCTGCACGCGCTGGAGCGGTGCAGCGAGGCTGATAAAGCGGTCATCTTGAACGCGTTGGGCAACGATGCGGTGACGGATGGTAAGATCGAAGCGGTTCGCGCGATCGTCAGATCGACCGGCTCGCTCGAGTATTCGAAGGCGCTGGTACGAGAGCTGATCGAAAAGGCCGTTGCGACCATCTCAGGCTCCCGGTTCAGGGCCGAGGCGCAGGCGTTCCTGGTGGCGATTGCGGATTTCATTGGAAGACGGGATTACTAA
- a CDS encoding UbiX family flavin prenyltransferase codes for MRLVVGVTGASGVIYAKRLLEVLNDTGVEVDLIVTEPAAYLIDYELGLSCADFAALATTRWDIADFAADIASGTQSRDGLIIIPCTMNTVAKMAHGIADNLLLRCSEVMLKENRKLVIVPRETPLHETHLENLLRLRRRGVTIIPPITAFYHHPATILEMVDYIIAKILDQFAIPHELIERWQKPEGGSADDDSR; via the coding sequence ATGCGGTTAGTGGTGGGGGTTACGGGCGCGAGCGGCGTCATTTACGCCAAAAGACTGCTCGAGGTATTGAACGATACGGGCGTGGAAGTCGATTTGATCGTTACCGAGCCGGCGGCCTACCTGATCGACTATGAGCTTGGGCTCTCGTGTGCGGACTTTGCGGCACTCGCAACGACGCGGTGGGATATCGCGGACTTTGCGGCGGACATTGCCAGCGGCACGCAATCTCGCGACGGGCTGATCATCATTCCCTGCACGATGAACACCGTGGCGAAGATGGCGCACGGTATCGCGGATAATCTGCTCCTGCGTTGCAGCGAGGTGATGCTGAAGGAGAACCGGAAGCTTGTTATCGTGCCCCGGGAGACGCCGCTGCACGAGACGCATCTCGAGAATCTGCTCAGGCTGAGGCGGAGGGGCGTCACGATTATTCCACCCATAACCGCGTTTTATCATCACCCGGCGACGATCCTCGAGATGGTAGATTATATCATCGCCAAGATCCTTGACCAATTCGCCATTCCCCACGAACTGATCGAGCGGTGGCAGAAGCCAGAAGGAGGTAGCGCAGATGATGACTCACGCTGA
- a CDS encoding isopentenyl phosphate kinase family protein: protein MMTHADQHELLFVKWGGSLITEKSAPFTLNYGAVTRLVKELKDALEADAQLQVLIGHGGGSFPHPVAQSYRTGEGFIQDTSVRGFALCQNAASTLNRLIVDLMTDYAINAVSIQPSACCITTNGTIVEFFTQPLEAALEHGLVPVIFGDCVFDTARGCAIVSTEQLFLHLSALLQPARVLILSLVNGVYTADPHKDTSARIIPEIELEQLADIEGYLSGSYAVDVTGGMASKVKELVRIAKCGIECEIMSGAPGNLKRALAGQRGIGTCINPVQRRGRIEKL from the coding sequence ATGATGACTCACGCTGACCAGCATGAGTTACTCTTTGTCAAGTGGGGCGGTTCGCTCATTACGGAAAAGAGCGCACCCTTCACCCTCAACTACGGGGCGGTCACGCGGCTCGTGAAGGAGCTTAAGGACGCGCTTGAGGCAGATGCTCAGTTGCAGGTACTGATCGGGCACGGCGGTGGCTCGTTCCCGCATCCCGTTGCGCAGAGCTACAGGACCGGGGAGGGTTTCATCCAGGATACCAGCGTACGCGGGTTCGCGTTATGCCAGAATGCCGCGTCAACCTTAAATCGGCTCATTGTGGACCTCATGACGGATTACGCGATTAATGCGGTCTCCATCCAACCGTCGGCCTGCTGCATCACCACGAATGGTACAATCGTTGAATTCTTCACCCAGCCCCTGGAGGCTGCGCTCGAGCATGGTCTTGTCCCGGTCATCTTTGGTGATTGCGTCTTTGATACCGCGCGGGGTTGTGCAATTGTAAGCACGGAGCAGCTCTTCCTGCACTTAAGTGCTCTGCTCCAACCGGCGCGCGTGCTGATCCTTAGCCTGGTGAATGGTGTTTATACTGCTGATCCGCACAAAGATACGAGCGCGCGAATCATACCGGAAATCGAGCTTGAGCAGCTCGCGGATATCGAGGGCTATCTGAGCGGCTCGTATGCTGTGGATGTAACCGGCGGCATGGCGAGCAAAGTAAAGGAGCTTGTCAGGATCGCGAAGTGCGGTATTGAATGTGAGATCATGAGCGGAGCGCCCGGCAATCTGAAGCGAGCGTTAGCAGGCCAGCGCGGTATTGGCACCTGTATTAACCCGGTACAGAGACGTGGGCGTATAGAAAAGCTATAA
- the cdhD gene encoding CO dehydrogenase/acetyl-CoA synthase subunit delta yields MEKKLTLADFVRLLSEYDIVELEDVKIRGDIELEFESTRGVTLPPVLDQAIRAALGLPGAAVTAEAAKPVEYRPVAFEARRVEWPGKIEEVTLGATAADGGTRASTITIGGEQALPFYIFDMSMPHAPVISLDCFDMPVSLAKAVRSFYADVMEDPAEWARKNVQEFGAEMVTIHLISTDPMLRDTPARAAAKTVEEVLQAVKVPLIIGGSGNPEKDPEVLEAAAAAAAGERCLIASANLNMDYERIAKAAVTYGHAVLSWTQLDINAQKTLNRYLFKLGVPREDIVIDPTTAALGYGLDYAFTNIERIRIAALKGDTDLAFPISCGITNAWGAREAWMKESPIKADSDWGPAGYRGLAYEFITGLTLGLAGGELFMMMHPQAVAGVKSMTQLLFGAQEAPEAAPAISLEDWVTWSGGAGNR; encoded by the coding sequence ATGGAGAAGAAGCTAACGCTGGCGGATTTTGTGCGGTTGCTGAGCGAGTACGATATTGTTGAGTTAGAGGACGTCAAGATCCGTGGCGATATCGAACTGGAATTCGAAAGTACACGGGGCGTCACCTTACCACCGGTGCTTGATCAGGCGATACGGGCGGCACTCGGCCTACCCGGTGCGGCGGTTACGGCGGAGGCGGCCAAACCGGTAGAATACCGGCCGGTGGCCTTCGAAGCACGGCGAGTCGAATGGCCGGGAAAGATAGAGGAAGTCACGCTCGGAGCTACTGCGGCAGATGGTGGTACGCGCGCCAGCACGATAACGATCGGCGGCGAGCAAGCCTTACCGTTCTATATTTTCGACATGTCCATGCCGCATGCACCCGTTATCTCTCTCGATTGTTTTGATATGCCTGTCTCGCTTGCGAAAGCAGTGCGCTCTTTTTATGCGGACGTCATGGAAGATCCTGCGGAATGGGCGCGGAAGAATGTCCAGGAGTTCGGGGCGGAGATGGTAACTATCCATCTGATCAGCACGGATCCGATGCTTCGCGATACTCCGGCACGAGCGGCGGCGAAGACCGTAGAGGAGGTTTTACAGGCGGTGAAGGTGCCGTTGATCATCGGTGGCTCGGGCAATCCTGAAAAGGACCCGGAGGTGCTCGAGGCGGCGGCTGCGGCGGCGGCGGGTGAGCGCTGTCTCATCGCCTCGGCGAACCTGAATATGGACTACGAGCGTATAGCAAAGGCGGCCGTTACGTACGGGCACGCGGTGCTCTCGTGGACGCAGCTCGATATTAACGCGCAGAAGACCTTGAACCGGTACCTCTTCAAGCTCGGGGTGCCACGGGAGGACATCGTCATTGATCCCACGACGGCAGCGCTCGGCTATGGCCTGGATTACGCGTTCACCAATATCGAGCGGATCAGAATTGCGGCGTTAAAGGGCGATACCGATCTGGCCTTTCCCATTTCCTGCGGCATCACGAACGCCTGGGGTGCGCGCGAGGCGTGGATGAAAGAATCGCCGATCAAGGCGGATTCAGACTGGGGCCCGGCAGGGTACCGTGGTCTGGCATATGAGTTCATAACGGGCTTGACGCTGGGGCTTGCTGGTGGCGAGTTGTTCATGATGATGCATCCCCAAGCTGTAGCGGGAGTCAAGAGCATGACGCAGCTGCTGTTCGGAGCGCAGGAAGCGCCAGAAGCTGCACCGGCGATCTCGCTTGAGGATTGGGTCACGTGGTCAGGAGGTGCGGGTAATCGATGA